From the genome of Falco cherrug isolate bFalChe1 chromosome 14, bFalChe1.pri, whole genome shotgun sequence, one region includes:
- the LOC102048976 gene encoding uromodulin-like isoform X3, giving the protein MSPHGLRQGVAFHLKRSPDPCLPNPCQHQGDCQVAEDRPHCSCKPGFTGTFCQDVVLKLACAEEYMKMMVRKEVFELLKIPWELVHLKNQACKVSEREEEGELFFAATLTGENHTACGSVIQQNGSHVSYSNVIESEREVHRGVISRSFQLEVHFSCIYAYKQVVSLPFTLTAVDKLVQFMVREGHFNVSMRLYKTSSYLQPYHLPTATIPITNTVYVLLKIEGQRQLKYFLLSIDDCWATPSVDPYQDVQHKLIEKGCPHDETVTYLNAIGESTTAKFSFQMFQFVGYPEVFLHCRVQLCLPDSLEPCAKQCPRHWRSKRALGDDYNKIVSYGPIHLLTAPSLGVETHHSRTDQQDLGVGPSPWLPGALILLCVLGALTVAAAAASVWQRMV; this is encoded by the exons ATGAGCCCGCATGGCCTGAGGCAAGGGGTTGCCTTCCATCTCAAGAGGAGCCCAGACCCCTGCCTGCCAAACCCGTGCCAACATCAGGGGGACTGCCAGGTGGCAGAGGACAGACCACATTGCAGCTGCAAACCGGGCTTCACAGGGACATTCTGCCAAG ATGTGGTATTGAAATTGGCCTGTGCGGAAGAGTACATGAAGATGATGGTGAGGAAGGAGGTGTTTGAACTCTTGAAAATCCCCTGGGAGCTTGTCCACTTGAAGAACCAGGCATGCAAGGTctcagaaagggaagaagagggtGAGCTGTTCTTTGCAGCCACTCTCACAGGTGAAAACCACACTGCCTGTGGATCAGTAATTCAG CAAAACGGCTCCCACGTGTCATACTCCAATGTCATTGAGTCAGAGCGGGAAGTGCACAGGGGCGTGATCTCCCGGAGTTTTCAGCTGGAGGTGCATTTCTCCTGCATCTATGCCTACAAGCAGGTGGTGAGCCTGCCCTTCACTCTCACTGCTGTTGACAA GCTGGTGCAGTTCATGGTCAGAGAAGGGCACTTCAACGTCAGCATGAGACTGTACAAGACCTCCTCCTACCTCCAGCCCTATCACCTGCCAACCGCGACCATCCCCATCACCAACACGGTCTATGTCCTGCTGAAGATAGAAGGACAACGCCAGCTCAAGTACTTCCTGCTGAGCATTGATGACTGCTGGGCCACGCCAAGCGTGGATCCCTACCAGGATGTGCAGCACAAGCTCATTGAGAAGGG GTGTCCCCATGATGAGACAGTGACTTACCTGAATGCCATTGGAGAGAGCACTACTGCCAAGTTCAGCTTCCAGATGTTTCAGTTTGTTGGTTACCCTGAGGTGTTCCTGCACTGCCGcgtccagctctgcctccctgaCAGCCTGGAGCCCTGTGCCAAG CAATGCCCCAGGCACTGGAGGAGCAAGCGGGCACTGGGAGATGACTACAATAAGATTGTCTCCTATGGGCCCATCCACCTGCTGACTGCTCCTTCCTTGGGAGTGGAGACCCACCATTCCAGGACTGACCAACAGGACCTGGGAG TAGGACCCAGCCCGTGGCTCCCGGGGGCCCTCATCCTGCTGTGTGTGCTTGGTGCA
- the LOC102048976 gene encoding uromodulin-like isoform X2, with product MERIVRCWLLVFALCLAGCEGNKSELMSPHGLRQGVAFHLKRSPDPCLPNPCQHQGDCQVAEDRPHCSCKPGFTGTFCQDVVLKLACAEEYMKMMVRKEVFELLKIPWELVHLKNQACKVSEREEEGELFFAATLTGENHTACGSVIQQNGSHVSYSNVIESEREVHRGVISRSFQLEVHFSCIYAYKQVVSLPFTLTAVDKLVQFMVREGHFNVSMRLYKTSSYLQPYHLPTATIPITNTVYVLLKIEGQRQLKYFLLSIDDCWATPSVDPYQDVQHKLIEKGCPHDETVTYLNAIGESTTAKFSFQMFQFVGYPEVFLHCRVQLCLPDSLEPCAKQCPRHWRSKRALGDDYNKIVSYGPIHLLTAPSLGVETHHSRTDQQDLGGPSPWLPGALILLCVLGALTVAAAAASVWQRMV from the exons ATG GAAAGGATTGTGAGATGTTGGCTGCTGGTCTTTGCTCTCTGCCTGGCTGGCTGTGAAGGCAACAAGA GTGAGCTGATGAGCCCGCATGGCCTGAGGCAAGGGGTTGCCTTCCATCTCAAGAGGAGCCCAGACCCCTGCCTGCCAAACCCGTGCCAACATCAGGGGGACTGCCAGGTGGCAGAGGACAGACCACATTGCAGCTGCAAACCGGGCTTCACAGGGACATTCTGCCAAG ATGTGGTATTGAAATTGGCCTGTGCGGAAGAGTACATGAAGATGATGGTGAGGAAGGAGGTGTTTGAACTCTTGAAAATCCCCTGGGAGCTTGTCCACTTGAAGAACCAGGCATGCAAGGTctcagaaagggaagaagagggtGAGCTGTTCTTTGCAGCCACTCTCACAGGTGAAAACCACACTGCCTGTGGATCAGTAATTCAG CAAAACGGCTCCCACGTGTCATACTCCAATGTCATTGAGTCAGAGCGGGAAGTGCACAGGGGCGTGATCTCCCGGAGTTTTCAGCTGGAGGTGCATTTCTCCTGCATCTATGCCTACAAGCAGGTGGTGAGCCTGCCCTTCACTCTCACTGCTGTTGACAA GCTGGTGCAGTTCATGGTCAGAGAAGGGCACTTCAACGTCAGCATGAGACTGTACAAGACCTCCTCCTACCTCCAGCCCTATCACCTGCCAACCGCGACCATCCCCATCACCAACACGGTCTATGTCCTGCTGAAGATAGAAGGACAACGCCAGCTCAAGTACTTCCTGCTGAGCATTGATGACTGCTGGGCCACGCCAAGCGTGGATCCCTACCAGGATGTGCAGCACAAGCTCATTGAGAAGGG GTGTCCCCATGATGAGACAGTGACTTACCTGAATGCCATTGGAGAGAGCACTACTGCCAAGTTCAGCTTCCAGATGTTTCAGTTTGTTGGTTACCCTGAGGTGTTCCTGCACTGCCGcgtccagctctgcctccctgaCAGCCTGGAGCCCTGTGCCAAG CAATGCCCCAGGCACTGGAGGAGCAAGCGGGCACTGGGAGATGACTACAATAAGATTGTCTCCTATGGGCCCATCCACCTGCTGACTGCTCCTTCCTTGGGAGTGGAGACCCACCATTCCAGGACTGACCAACAGGACCTGGGAG GACCCAGCCCGTGGCTCCCGGGGGCCCTCATCCTGCTGTGTGTGCTTGGTGCA
- the LOC102048976 gene encoding uromodulin-like isoform X1 has protein sequence MERIVRCWLLVFALCLAGCEGNKSELMSPHGLRQGVAFHLKRSPDPCLPNPCQHQGDCQVAEDRPHCSCKPGFTGTFCQDVVLKLACAEEYMKMMVRKEVFELLKIPWELVHLKNQACKVSEREEEGELFFAATLTGENHTACGSVIQQNGSHVSYSNVIESEREVHRGVISRSFQLEVHFSCIYAYKQVVSLPFTLTAVDKLVQFMVREGHFNVSMRLYKTSSYLQPYHLPTATIPITNTVYVLLKIEGQRQLKYFLLSIDDCWATPSVDPYQDVQHKLIEKGCPHDETVTYLNAIGESTTAKFSFQMFQFVGYPEVFLHCRVQLCLPDSLEPCAKQCPRHWRSKRALGDDYNKIVSYGPIHLLTAPSLGVETHHSRTDQQDLGVGPSPWLPGALILLCVLGALTVAAAAASVWQRMV, from the exons ATG GAAAGGATTGTGAGATGTTGGCTGCTGGTCTTTGCTCTCTGCCTGGCTGGCTGTGAAGGCAACAAGA GTGAGCTGATGAGCCCGCATGGCCTGAGGCAAGGGGTTGCCTTCCATCTCAAGAGGAGCCCAGACCCCTGCCTGCCAAACCCGTGCCAACATCAGGGGGACTGCCAGGTGGCAGAGGACAGACCACATTGCAGCTGCAAACCGGGCTTCACAGGGACATTCTGCCAAG ATGTGGTATTGAAATTGGCCTGTGCGGAAGAGTACATGAAGATGATGGTGAGGAAGGAGGTGTTTGAACTCTTGAAAATCCCCTGGGAGCTTGTCCACTTGAAGAACCAGGCATGCAAGGTctcagaaagggaagaagagggtGAGCTGTTCTTTGCAGCCACTCTCACAGGTGAAAACCACACTGCCTGTGGATCAGTAATTCAG CAAAACGGCTCCCACGTGTCATACTCCAATGTCATTGAGTCAGAGCGGGAAGTGCACAGGGGCGTGATCTCCCGGAGTTTTCAGCTGGAGGTGCATTTCTCCTGCATCTATGCCTACAAGCAGGTGGTGAGCCTGCCCTTCACTCTCACTGCTGTTGACAA GCTGGTGCAGTTCATGGTCAGAGAAGGGCACTTCAACGTCAGCATGAGACTGTACAAGACCTCCTCCTACCTCCAGCCCTATCACCTGCCAACCGCGACCATCCCCATCACCAACACGGTCTATGTCCTGCTGAAGATAGAAGGACAACGCCAGCTCAAGTACTTCCTGCTGAGCATTGATGACTGCTGGGCCACGCCAAGCGTGGATCCCTACCAGGATGTGCAGCACAAGCTCATTGAGAAGGG GTGTCCCCATGATGAGACAGTGACTTACCTGAATGCCATTGGAGAGAGCACTACTGCCAAGTTCAGCTTCCAGATGTTTCAGTTTGTTGGTTACCCTGAGGTGTTCCTGCACTGCCGcgtccagctctgcctccctgaCAGCCTGGAGCCCTGTGCCAAG CAATGCCCCAGGCACTGGAGGAGCAAGCGGGCACTGGGAGATGACTACAATAAGATTGTCTCCTATGGGCCCATCCACCTGCTGACTGCTCCTTCCTTGGGAGTGGAGACCCACCATTCCAGGACTGACCAACAGGACCTGGGAG TAGGACCCAGCCCGTGGCTCCCGGGGGCCCTCATCCTGCTGTGTGTGCTTGGTGCA